Proteins from a genomic interval of bacterium:
- a CDS encoding GWxTD domain-containing protein — translation MLPLYRHPVVVLALMLLCAAAPLYAQVEFDSAQDNAGPRFHADLVNTAIAPASPLSRLTVYIEILFDDLQFIKQGESFEANYETAVTIFDKDNDQVDGAVWKQKVTAANYDMTNKRDRLSQSHHAFDLEPGEYKIKISVQDLETRQKSTSSLSSLLTRFDKAELSVSSLLYISEVTHDSTGRLSVSPQISDASKGIIDSTQVFMEVYAAHPPREVKVKYELFGTITHTRVRRSFTRMLEDWSTPVYFKLHADSLPQDSYLLTLELEGGGASFKTQKPFYIRWSALPASAADLRTAVEQLRYIASKNEWKRLKKAKGDALLEEFKAFWLRHDPTPGTEANETMDAFYSRVEFANQRFSVMHMPGWRTDMGLIFIVLGSPDDVERDVYPRDMKPYEIWNYYEYNRQFLFFDYTGFGDYRLETPVSIYELHRLLHN, via the coding sequence ATGCTGCCTTTGTACCGTCATCCGGTTGTCGTCCTCGCCCTGATGCTCCTCTGCGCCGCAGCACCCCTGTACGCACAGGTCGAGTTTGATTCAGCGCAGGATAACGCCGGACCCCGTTTTCACGCTGACCTGGTCAATACCGCAATAGCTCCCGCCAGTCCGTTGAGCCGCCTCACAGTCTATATCGAAATCCTCTTTGACGATCTGCAATTCATCAAACAGGGGGAGAGCTTCGAGGCCAATTACGAGACGGCGGTCACCATCTTCGACAAGGACAACGACCAGGTGGACGGCGCGGTCTGGAAACAAAAGGTCACAGCCGCCAATTATGACATGACCAACAAACGCGACCGCCTCAGCCAAAGCCACCACGCGTTCGACCTCGAGCCCGGAGAGTACAAGATCAAGATCAGCGTGCAGGATCTGGAAACCCGTCAAAAATCCACAAGCAGCCTCTCCAGCCTGCTCACCCGATTTGACAAGGCGGAACTCAGCGTCAGCTCTCTGCTCTACATCAGCGAGGTGACCCACGATTCCACCGGCCGTCTTTCGGTCAGCCCGCAGATCAGCGACGCTTCCAAGGGTATCATTGACTCGACCCAGGTTTTCATGGAGGTCTACGCTGCCCATCCGCCACGCGAGGTCAAGGTCAAATATGAACTCTTCGGCACGATCACACATACGCGGGTCCGGCGTTCATTCACCCGTATGCTGGAAGACTGGAGTACCCCAGTCTATTTCAAGCTGCATGCCGACAGTCTGCCGCAGGATTCATACCTGCTCACCCTCGAACTGGAGGGCGGTGGGGCCTCCTTCAAAACCCAGAAGCCTTTTTATATCCGCTGGAGTGCCCTGCCGGCCTCGGCCGCGGATCTTAGGACGGCAGTCGAACAACTGCGCTACATCGCTTCCAAGAACGAGTGGAAGCGCCTGAAGAAGGCCAAGGGAGATGCCCTGCTGGAGGAATTCAAAGCCTTCTGGCTGCGCCACGATCCGACACCGGGCACAGAGGCCAATGAGACCATGGATGCCTTTTACTCCCGCGTCGAGTTCGCCAACCAACGCTTCTCGGTCATGCACATGCCGGGCTGGCGTACAGACATGGGCCTGATTTTCATCGTCCTGGGCTCGCCGGATGATGTGGAACGCGATGTCTATCCGCGCGACATGAAGCCCTACGAGATCTGGAACTATTATGAATACAACCGGCAATTTCTCTTCTTTGATTATACCGGATTCGGAGATTACCGGCTCGAAACTCCCGTATCGATCTATGAACTACACCGGCTCTTGCACAATTGA